The following are encoded together in the Humulus lupulus chromosome 5, drHumLupu1.1, whole genome shotgun sequence genome:
- the LOC133834574 gene encoding uncharacterized protein LOC133834574 codes for MDCNKDEAVRAKDIAERKFTERNYAAAKKFAMKAQNLYPGLDGLSQMLTSLDVYVSADNKIGGEADWYGILGANSWDDDETIKKQYRKLVLVLHPDKNKTIGAEGAFKLVSEAWSLLSDKAKRLAYNQRRNLRGSQQKVSAQTGGPSVVSAANGRQHSTNNVTSKVKTQQTNSRKSSTPVPPFKKNDTFWTICNRCKTHYEYLRIYLNHTLLCPNCHEAFMALEKDPPPNVFKQSNWPSRQNPNAGQTAANSNTINFGKNFPGTQNVAPGVSMGANSFNKPNYQWGFSKTTGDRSSVATSSAAAQAASVVQQASERVKREREERQSAADWERSHPFKGTANPSAKVDRPLKKRNLENNLMNGVRGFVSNQMATGNGVDGVGGAYEIKKGNAEMNKTFETFGTYGKSNSFRELSYPETKNMLMAKARTKIRSMLEMWRTMSVAGTESREKEREKEKDKVNKKQKKVVKGDKESSRHGNYSVTSKKHVAGKFADDTEIEGEARSPVSINVPDPDFYNFDLDRTENSFGEDQVWAAYDNDDGMPRFYARIHKVLSLKPFRMRISWLNSRSNSELGPMDWIGSGFTKTSGEFRIGKHESTGTLNSFSHKVHWTKGLRGAIKIYPQKSEVWALYKNWSAEWNEGTSDEVIHKYEMVEVLDYFNEEQGVSVAPLFKVFGFRTVFRMHMDKKEVRRVPKEEMFRFSHQVPYHLLTGEEADNAPKGCYELDPAATPLELIQETTEAKELPPVENGTRVAEQMPPSSPSREADETKNIASRSEEAKVTTANGAETKNDR; via the coding sequence ATGGATTGCAACAAAGATGAGGCAGTTAGGGCTAAGGATATTGCTGAGAGGAAATTCACTGAAAGAAACTATGCTGCTGCTAAGAAGTTTGCAATGAAGGCTCAAAACTTGTATCCTGGGCTGGATGGTCTGTCCCAAATGCTGACATCACTCGATGTTTATGTATCTGCAGACAACAAAATTGGTGGGGAAGCAGATTGGTACGGCATACTTGGTGCAAATTCCTGGGATGATGATGAGACAATTAAGAAACAGTATAGAAAGTTGGTTCTTGTGCTTCATCCGGATAAAAACAAAACTATTGGTGCAGAGGGTGCATTTAAGTTAGTTTCAGAGGCCTGGAGTTTGTTATCGGACAAGGCTAAGAGACTAGCATATAATCAAAGGAGGAATTTAAGAGGATCTCAACAGAAAGTTTCAGCCCAAACTGGGGGTCCGTCGGTAGTATCTGCTGCAAATGGTCGTCAACACTCTACAAATAATGTGACTTCTAAAGTTAAAACTCAGCAAACTAACTCCCGGAAAAGTTCAACTCCAGTTCCTCCCTTTAAGAAGAACGATACATTTTGGACTATTTGCAATCGGTGCAAAACACATTATGAGTATCTTAGGATTTATCTAAATCACACTCTTCTCTGCCCCAATTGTCATGAGGCTTTTATGGCTCTAGAGAAGGATCCGCCTCCAAATGTTTTTAAGCAATCCAATTGGCCATCTCGTCAAAATCCAAATGCAGGACAGACTGCTGCCAATAGCAACACGATTAATTTTGGCAAGAACTTTCCAGGTACTCAAAATGTAGCACCTGGGGTGTCTATGGGTGCCAATTCATTCAATAAGCCAAATTACCAGTGGGGTTTCTCCAAAACAACAGGTGATCGTAGCTCAGTAGCAACATCCTCTGCCGCTGCTCAAGCTGCAAGTGTGGTTCAACAAGCAAGTGAGCGGGTGAAAAGGGAGCGCGAGGAAAGGCAGTCAGCTGCTGATTGGGAGAGGAGTCATCCTTTCAAGGGTACAGCTAATCCTTCTGCTAAAGTAGATAGACCATTGAAAAAGAGAAACTTGGAAAACAATCTCATGAATGGTGTCAGGGGCTTTGTTTCTAATCAAATGGCCACAGGAAATGGAGTAGATGGTGTTGGTGGTGCATATGAAATTAAAAAAGGGAATGCTGAAATGAATAAGACATTTGAAACTTTTGGAACTTATGGCAAGTCTAACAGCTTCAGAGAGTTGTCATATCCTGAAACTAAGAATATGCTTATGGCTAAGGCGAGAACCAAAATTCGTAGTATGCTTGAAATGTGGAGAACAATGAGTGTAGCAGGCACTGAAAGCAGGGAaaaggagagagagaaggaaaaagaTAAAGTGAATAAAAAGCAGAAGAAGGTGGTGAAAGGTGACAAAGAGAGCTCGAGACATGGCAACTATTCTGTTACCAGTAAGAAACATGTTGCTGGTAAGTTCGCTGATGATACAGAGATAGAGGGAGAGGCCCGCTCACCTGTTTCAATCAATGTTCCAGATCCTGACTTTTATAATTTTGACTTGGACAGAACTGAAAATTCCTTTGGAGAGGATCAAGTCTGGGCTGCTTATGATAATGATGATGGGATGCCACGGTTTTATGCTCGGATTCACAAGGTTCTCTCTCTAAAGCCATTTCGGATGCGGATCAGTTGGCTTAATTCAAGGAGCAATAGTGAATTGGGTCCCATGGACTGGATAGGTTCTGGTTTTACCAAAACAAGTGGGGAGTTCAGAATTGGGAAGCATGAAAGTACTGGGACATTAAATTCTTTCTCTCACAAAGTCCATTGGACAAAAGGCCTGCGTGGAGCAATCAAGATATATCCCCAAAAGAGTGAAGTTTGGGCCCTTTATAAAAATTGGTCAGCCGAGTGGAATGAAGGAACTTCAGATGAAGTGATACATAAGTATGAGATGGTGGAAGTACTTGACTATTTCAATGAGGAACAAGGTGTCTCTGTTGCTCCTCTATTTAAGGTTTTTGGTTTCAGGACAGTGTTCCGTATGCACATGGATAAGAAAGAAGTCAGGAGGGTTCCCAAAGAAGAGATGTTTCGGTTCTCGCATCAGGTCCCTTATCACCTACTAACGGGTGAAGAAGCTGATAATGCTCCAAAAGGATGTTATGAATTAGATCCAGCAGCTACTCCTTTGGAACTAATTCAGGAGACCACGGAAGCTAAAGAATTGCCCCCTGTGGAGAATGGAACAAGAGTGGCGGAGCAGATGCCTCCAAGTTCTCCAAGTAGAGAAGCAGACGAAACGAAGAACATTGCTTCCAGAAGTGAGGAAGCAAAGGTAACAACAGCAAATGGTGCAGAAACCAAGAATGACAGATAG